A single genomic interval of Syntrophobotulus glycolicus DSM 8271 harbors:
- the larB gene encoding nickel pincer cofactor biosynthesis protein LarB has translation MNEEILRVLLEQINSGLLSVETGINQIKEMYYSDLDFAKVDIQRQDRCGFSEVIYCQGKTTAQVVAIARKLNEHSRGNILATRANHEVYLAVCAEISTAEYNELAQTIVIKKGPQKSTGHILVISAGTSDIPVAEEAAVTAETMGNDVTRVYDTGVAGLHRLLAQTDKLNSARVIIAVAGMEGALPSVIGGLVNKPVIAVPTSVGYGANFGGLSALLTMLNSCSAGIGVVNIDNGFGAGFLASLINHPQC, from the coding sequence ATGAACGAAGAAATATTGCGCGTATTGCTGGAACAAATCAACAGCGGTTTGCTTTCAGTAGAAACCGGGATCAATCAAATAAAGGAAATGTACTATTCTGATCTTGATTTTGCGAAGGTAGATATCCAGCGTCAGGACCGCTGCGGTTTTTCGGAAGTCATCTACTGTCAGGGCAAGACAACTGCTCAGGTGGTGGCTATTGCCCGCAAATTAAATGAACATTCGCGAGGGAATATTCTGGCCACAAGAGCAAATCATGAGGTCTACCTGGCTGTTTGTGCAGAGATCAGTACAGCGGAGTATAATGAATTGGCCCAAACTATTGTCATCAAAAAAGGTCCGCAAAAATCAACAGGACATATTCTGGTGATTTCCGCCGGGACCTCAGATATCCCGGTAGCGGAAGAGGCGGCAGTCACTGCTGAGACCATGGGCAACGATGTTACGAGGGTTTACGATACCGGAGTTGCCGGTCTGCACCGCTTATTGGCCCAGACAGACAAATTGAACAGTGCCAGAGTGATTATCGCGGTGGCCGGTATGGAAGGAGCTTTGCCCAGTGTCATCGGAGGTCTGGTGAATAAGCCTGTGATTGCTGTTCCGACAAGCGTCGGTTATGGAGCAAACTTCGGAGGTTTGTCTGCTCTTCTGACCATGCTGAACAGCTGTTCGGCCGGTATTGGGGTAGTGAATATTGACAATGGCTTTGGAGCCGGTTTTTTAGCTTCCTTGATTAATCATCCACAGTGCTAA